A window of Fusarium oxysporum Fo47 chromosome II, complete sequence genomic DNA:
aataataaacctagcacggcttagtttatccacAGTTGGGAACTAACCGTCACATTCCCATCCTTGGCAGCAGTTAtgttatatatatcttatatttttcttCTAATTAGaagtagttattatatactaaggGATTTTATAAGTAACTACTAAGACctagttattaatatttaattaaaaatactaGTAATTCTTAAAATTACTAATAACTCTAAgaattacttaatatatttaactacTACTTTGCATACCCCCTAACTCTGCCTATTTAgtaatagttttaatattataatagctattaataatatatatactttattttactaattatagattttaaagatatttaattatttcttaaggctaagttataaacttaagaaaaaaaaggttaAAGGAATTTATATTAGAAGTAATATACTAGGGTAATTAACTTATAGCAGGAAACTTCTATCTTAAGGTGTCTAGATATCTTCACTGAATATGTTGGATGTCGGGAGGGTACTGGCTTTATGGTATTTGATAAGACATGCATAACCCATAGTTAGCAAGCCGCTTGAATAAAACTTATCACTAggttctctgtgctgataaaagctctcagccacaagtttcaactgcaaataacacatctcGCTCACAACCTAGACATTATACCACAAGCCCTGACCCATTGCTAGAGCATAAGGCGAATACAACTTATTATCTTCACTCCCTAGCTATTGGTGCCATAATACTGTGACATATTCCCAACAGCCATCATATCCTCAAAGCTGATAATACGATCCAGCTCAAGAAAGTCATTGTTCATCAAAGTTTGAGATATTATGAACAAGTCATCCCTTGAGATTGTAGTTGGGGATTGTGAGTCGACATGCCACTGTTCGTTGCTTAATTGATCTGGATAATGCATTCCGGGTGTCAAGTTATTGACGGTGTTATTGACGGCCGGTGGCATATTTGTCTTGGTGGGGGCGTGAATGTTTCGGGCGGCTCCGGAAATGTCGAGTCTCGAACTGAAAATAGGACCTTCAACTTCAAGGGCCGAGACTGAGCCTGGTATGCTTTGGCCTGTAGCTGCTCTCTGGgaatgttggtgttgactcTGCAGGCTGTTGAATAGTTGGTCAAAGAAGTTGGAGGTCTTCTTTGTTTGATCTACCTGTTCAAGACCAGCCCATCGATTAGACATATCTGTCAAGTTATCCATCAGAATTTGGAATTCCTTTGACAAAGGAGCATTGTAGTATTGAGAGTGAACTGCAAGACTGCGTCAGAGATGGCCAGACAAGTCTCCTAGATTCTTACCTAGCAGAGTTCTGGCACTGACGAAAGCGCATATTCCCATTTGTGGTGGCACAGGACGAGCTGATGGGGATCCTCCGAGGTACTTGGTCGTGATATTCGCTGTCTCGATTGCAGCATTGAGGCAATTCTGAGCGCTGAACTGACTAGGTAGATTCAGGCCGAGAAGCTCAGAGTCCGGGTATGCAATACGCTcgtggaggaggatgacagACGTGTTGTGCGTCGCATTGGCTAGTGTCATGCTGGGGTCCATTACGCCAGGCATTATCTTGCGCGATATGCCCGAGTCTTTCCATTGCTGAGGCAAATACATCTTCCAACTACCATTGTCAGTAACAAACACGACTTAAAGACCAACACTTACTGTACTAAACGGAGATCGAGTTCCTTGAACTTGGTCAACCAAAGAGAAACCTCCTGCCTGTTGGTGAAGTCCACGGCAGGTTGCAGGAAGGTCTTCGATATCTGGCTGAGTGAATCGATGGACTGAATGTAATAAGCTAAAGCGCCCATCTTCGATATGTCCCCATGTGTCCTGTCGCTGGCTCGAATGCTATAAGCACTCGCTGGTCGTTCTGCACCACCAGCATTACTTCCAACAGAATAACAAGGACTCGTACCGTGACCGCTTTGTGCTGCAGGCTGGCCCCAATTCCCAAAGTAGGGTGTGACAGCTGGCTCATTATGAAACCAACTCCCGCCGCATATGGGCAGCCTTCGGCGAACATCCTCTGAATCGATGCCTGGATTCCATCTGAGATATGTTAGATAGCTGAGTGAAGGGAGAGCATAGAGATCTCACCCTTTGATAATAGATGAAATTCTATCAAGGATGAAAATATTCCAGAAGATCCGTCTTcgctcctcctcttccagcCAGTCTCGTGGTTCTGGTAGCGATGAGCTATCTGATAATAACCCTCTCTTGCGTTCATGCATTTCAGGTTCGACGGACAATCCCATGTATTCGACTGTTCTTGTCAGAGACCCAA
This region includes:
- a CDS encoding fungal-specific transcription factor domain-containing protein yields the protein MDLSHDDSPEAELPSCSGCRKRKLKCSRQRPACSNCERLGAPCVYENRRTKPGLKGGAVESLNQRLEKVEKALFGSALEEGTRDSEGTNCHLSADRTSSSSSAPLEAILSTLAGELQKLNKNIEPTRKRQYEYDPYRKVHALFKRQRRDIAQEQHQSSNGDITHQRTRQASVCRIDIVQNHLDKLLEAHFDNIQPWIPMVIMRGFHERVQRDTEQRMTIVLEAMMIASLRYVEINDKPLDDTFISSETSRLRTSVMMGAMEGLRTENLQALIMIAFTEIGNGNLEKAWPIVGSLTRTVEYMGLSVEPEMHERKRGLLSDSSSLPEPRDWLEEEERRRIFWNIFILDRISSIIKGWNPGIDSEDVRRRLPICGGSWFHNEPAVTPYFGNWGQPAAQSGHGTSPCYSVGSNAGGAERPASAYSIRASDRTHGDISKMGALAYYIQSIDSLSQISKTFLQPAVDFTNRQEVSLWLTKFKELDLRLVHWKMYLPQQWKDSGISRKIMPGVMDPSMTLANATHNTSVILLHERIAYPDSELLGLNLPSQFSAQNCLNAAIETANITTKYLGGSPSARPVPPQMGICAFVSARTLLVHSQYYNAPLSKEFQILMDNLTDMSNRWAGLEQVDQTKKTSNFFDQLFNSLQSQHQHSQRAATGQSIPGSVSALEVEGPIFSSRLDISGAARNIHAPTKTNMPPAVNNTVNNLTPGMHYPDQLSNEQWHVDSQSPTTISRDDLFIISQTLMNNDFLELDRIISFEDMMAVGNMSQYYGTNS